In the genome of Taeniopygia guttata chromosome 4, bTaeGut7.mat, whole genome shotgun sequence, the window TATCATAGATTGGCAGGATGAGGTTGGCATAACCATATAAGTTAATAATTTATTGCCATCTACTTTATCTAAAGATCAAACTTCAAAGTAAGTTTGTCAATTTTCAGTGTTCTGAAAGCTGACACGTTGGAGAAAGACACAAAGCCAAGAACACACCGTTAGCTTTCAAAACTGTCATGAAAAAAGCAATACTAGAAAACAATTTTCAATGCACCATCAAAGAAAAAGTGTAGTTCTGAGAACCACACAAGAAAGAGGgagacagaagaagaaaaaaggtggAATAGTTCAACTAAGAAAATCTACAAAACTGATTCTAATTGTGATGTTAGAAGGAGAATGAGCTACTATAGGAAGACAAAAGAACTCTAAATGAAGTGTAGATTGTATGGTTCTGGTAcatgtgaaaaacaaaagaaatattttgtcataTTGAGCAACTCACATTGTTTTATACCTTGATTTTCTACTAAACAGAACAGAAGCTGCACTATAACCACTGCCAGAAGGAACCTTTCTGCAAAGACTGTAAAGAGAGTGCTCCGTTTTGTTATGTAACAGCTTGGATGAACTGTAACTCAACACTGGGTGTTTATGTATATATACTACACATATCATGTAAGACTGACAGTGATAACGACAAAGGTCAAGACACACACCAGTGCAGTAAAAATAGATAATCTGACTCTTAGAATAAAGTCTGCTCATTGTCTGAGTTGGCAGATGGGCATGCATTATTGGCACAACACAGGGCATGAGCTAAAACATATTTTGAGTTATTCAGGTCGTCAAAACCTGTGTgaaattgtgggaaaaaaatctccatgTGAAAACTACACACAAAGACCTAAATGTTGTTGTGAAATGCACATTGTGAGGTACTTCCCTCATCACCCTGAACACCTTCCATCTGGCTGGTTTCTTCACTGAATATGTTGTAATGAAGAAAATTTGTAGATGCTGCTGAGAATTTAAactacatatattttaaaaatggtcACATGAATAGAGACTACCACCCCAATTTTCACAGCTCAGTGTTAGACAGGTGGCGAGAGTTTTATGCAACAACCTGCAGACATTCAGTAAATCCTCTGCCCCATGCTTGTTATGCcaagcagaactgatcccaaaaaaaattataacgGACAAAGTAGAGacttgtgtttattttgttatAATATCCCCTCTTGTTGCTTGAAGACTCTCCCACAAGCTTAAAGATGCAATTGAGATAGAAAATGTCAAGCAGTGCTGTTAGTTTAATTATTAGCTTCACTAGACATCTGATCCTTACCCCACATTGTGGATAGAATGAATGGATTAGTAATTCTTAATGGGAGAAGCAATAAAGATTCTGTCATGATCTGGGGCCAATAAGAGAGACTCAGCAAGCAGTGTGGTCAGGACTGGGAATTTGATTAAACTACAGGAAACTTCTCCTTGGAGAGGTCAGTGTATCAGTTGAGCTTTACTCAGCCTCGTCATCCAGTATATTGCTCTCAAGATAAGGCAGTCCATAAGTTCCCTGTGCAGACTcgtccctgcagagcagccctcCTTCAGGCACAGCCATGGCATTCGACGGCACTTGGAAAGTTGACAGAAATGAGAACTATGAGAAGTTCATGGAGGCACTGGGTAAGGCTCACCTTTCCAATCCCTTCTGCAGGGAAAATGCCACTCCAAATGAATATAAACCCAAACTGTCTAAGAACTACCTTCAGGCCATCCTGTCCTTTCACTCttggctgctctgcccctgcatttattttcaaaatattctgaGGTGGGGGGAAGATGCTGAGAAATGTTCTGATTTTAATTACACTGAGTTACTCTTAAGCATTTGAAGTAATTCCAaatttatttcagcagaaaaaaaaagaatatctAAGTCTAGATTTGAGGAAAAGGCTCAGACAACTCGAATGGATAAActttaaactgaattttataGCTGGACTATTATTTTGACAACATCAAACCAGTTTAAAAATTCAACAGGGAGGAAATCGTCATCCTTCAATTTCAGAGAAAATCAGAATTACTTGATTCAAGTAATTCTAACATCCTGATATTTACTTGAAGTTTGTACAAAGTGTGAATTATATGGACATAAATCTAACTACTCCAGTTAAGACAGTGATTTGTATTATATGTGTACTAGAGAACATGGCCTTGATGAAAGCTGGAGGACAAATATTTGGGTCAGAATGCTGGAATAAACTCAATTGGCCACATAGAATTGATTTAAAATAGATAAATCTGATGCTCCagaggtttgggggttttttttctgatttatggTAACTGATTTTTTTAGGTGTTGGCATGATGAAAAGAAAGCTGGGAGCCCATGATAATCTGAAGATCACCATCCAACAAAATGGGGACAAATTTAATGTCAAAGAAGTCAGCAACTTCCGAAACATAGAGATTGAATTTACTCTGGGAGTCAACTTTGATTACAGCCTGGCTGATGGGACTGAACTTTCTGTAAGAGTCTTCCTACATAGTTCAATATTTAATATGTGATAATTACTTTATAACGTGCAATTTCAAGATGAATAATTTGTCTTCctagtttttaatttaaattctcCTTCTGAATTACACTACATTTTCCTGAACCTGACAGTTCAGGAATGCTTGCAGCTTATATACCAAAGCACAAGGAAGTCTTTAGTGTTAAAGGTTCAACACTCTACCACAGATCTCAGGGCTCCAGAGAGCCCAAAAAGCAGAGCAAGCAGCAATTTTCACAAGATGAAATCCGGGTGATTTGCAATTTTACTTCTTCTAATACTAAAGTCCACCACCTAGAGTGCAGAGTGGGTATTTTTAAGAAACTACAAATCTCTGTTGatacaattatttaaaataaggtATATTGACCAATAAAAAATACCTAGGTTGGCTAGTACACATTTAAATAAGCCAATGGTTgtattaaattttcatttttacagcCTTTCTAAAATGCATTATTAcactgtttaaatattttttcacttttaagcATTCTACACCCTTTAAACCAAATCAGTGTTATAACTGTTGCAaaacatttggtttttttcccccttcataGGGTGCTTGGACCCTGGAAGGAAATAAACTTGTGGCTGCATTTACCAGAAAAGACAATGGAAAAGTACTTAAAGCAACCAGAGAAATCGTGGGTGATGAACTCGTTCAGGTGAGTTAAGAGTAATTTACATACAAGTTTGCAATAgaatcaacagaaaaaaaatttaaaagcttttctaaaagttgaaaatattttcttcaagcTAAATAACTTCATTCATGTATAGTTAAAATTCCCAGTTGCCTATAAGGAAttaaaaacttaaataaaaaacTTAGAATTTCCATATCAGGGAAATAAAACTTTGCAGTTCCAGccactgatttttctttcctaattttTAACAGACCTACGTATATGAAGGAGTTGAGTCCAAGAGATTCTTCAAAAGGGCCTAAGCACTTTGCACAGAACTGCACCACAATGAAGGAACAATAAAAGACCATTTTTACACATCCtctgtgttgttttctttccctttgcaTCCCCTCACAACACCTCCCTAGCTGCATTTACCTAGCCCTGCTGAAAACATGGGCTGGTTCTTTATGTTACTGCTTTGCCTTGAATGAGCAAACTCCCATTACCAAACGCTAAAGCGGCTTTTGTACCAAGTCCCACCAAAGTGTCGCAATACAAAAGGCTGCAGAAACTATTTTGCATGAGCAGAACTTCAATATTTTTTGCACAAACTCTCAAATGGAAATTTAGTTTCCTTACGAAGGTATTTATACTGAGAAACAGTTTCTCTGTGTATTTAACATTGTGCAAAATTATGGGAAAACGAAAAAGAAATGAGATAATACAGACAAGGGTTAAACGGGAAATACTATCATTGTTTTGCCCCATATCTCTAACATACTTCATTTACTATACATTCTTAAACAATACTTGCTATATAAAGACAAATCCATCTGTATTTCTATTGACAGAACTTATAAAGGAAAGCTGTTACCCTTAAGTGCTTAAGAAAAGTAAGCTCAGTTCAGAAGCACCTGCTGGCAATCTACCTTATCTCTTAATAAAATCTCTTAATAGCTCCTAATATAGAGGCTAAAAAGGTGTAATATCTAGCAAGATAAAGGTTTTGTTTCACACTCTCCTGGGTTTTTGATCATTCTTCTGGACACGAAAATGATAGCCCTGATTTCAATATGGATTGCACTGGAAGGACTGAGGGTGGCACATCCCAGCTGTGATATCAGGTTGTGccacttcatttatttttatttactcctGCAACTGTGTGTTGTGCACATAAGGCACAAAAGAATACACTACCTACATGAACTTTTCCACGTTTGTTCCGTGCACAAGTTCCAACTAACCTTCAAGGAAAGGAGTGTatcttaaaacaattttaattttcctgaacTTCTTCACAACAGGATTTCCAAAAGGTCTTCTAGTCTTTTCTCAGAGCATCATCTGCTCTCCAAGGAACCGCATCGGGACGAATTCGCCaatgtttttttccacacaAGCCCCGGCACAGGTGGCAGGACAAGAACCAACACGGTCTAACAGGACTGACCGCCTGCTCTTCCCCAGTGTCCGCATCTCacctggcagggagcagcagccagcagcgcCCGGGAAGGAATGTCAGTCACCAGCGCTGGGGAATCCACAACAAGCGTCACTTATTCCCCAAAACAGAGGGACAAGCAGAAATACTCTCCGTGTCCAACGGCTTTACCTCAAGAGCCCACCCGACAAGGCGGTGCCTGAGGCGGGAATGGTGAGGGCTTTGGCTGAGGCGGGAATGGTGAGGGTTTTGGCTGAGGCGGGAATGGTGAGGGCTTTGGCTGAGGCGGGACAGGCGGAGCGGTGCCTGAGGCGTGGATTGCGGAGCTTTCCTGAGGCGGGGATTGCGGGGCTTTCCTGAGGCGGGAATGAGAGACTTTGGCTGAGGCGGGAGGAGCGAGGCGGTGTCTGAGGTGGGGATTGCGGGGCATTCCTGAGGCGAGAATGGGAGGTTTTGGCTGAGGCGGGAGAGGCGATGCCTGAAGGCGGAGGGGCGGGACGGTGCCTGAGGCGGGAATGACGGGGCGTTCCTGAGGCAGGGATAGCGGGGCAGTGCTAGAGGCGGGAATGGCGGGGCGTTCCTGAGGCGGGAATGGCGGGGCAGTGCCAGAGGCGGGAATGGCGGGGCGTTCCTGAGGCGGGGATAGCGGGGCAGTGCTAGAGGCGGGAATGGCGGGGCGTTCCTGAGGCGGGGATGGCGGGGCAGTGCCAGAGGCGGGAatggcagggcagtgccagaggCGGGGATGGCGGAGCGTTCCTGAGGCGGGAATGGCGGGGCGTTCCTGAGGGGGGGGCGGAGCTTTCGTGAGGCGAGAGGAGCGGGGCTGAGGGCGGGGCCGCCGCGCGTGACCCCGGGGGCGTGGCCGTGGTACGTGAGCTCCGCTCTCATTGGCGCCGCACCCGGAAGAGCCGCTGGCGCCTGCGCGGTGGGGCCGCCGCGCTGCGTTCCCTTTCCGCGAGGAGAtggaggcggcggcgcggcggcggccgcgggagTCGGAACGGCAGGAgcgggagcaggagcaggacgATGGTGGGCGAGTGATGTCACGATCCCTGTCGGGACAGTCCTACTGGCTGGACCTGTGGCTCTTCATCCTCTTCGACCTGGCGCTTTTCCTGTTTATCTACCTGCTGCCCTGAGGGCGCGGCCCAGGTGAGGAGCGGCGTTCGGGGGCGGTCGGTCTGTCGGTAAGGCCCGACGGGGTGTGCCCCGTGGAGGAAAGGGTTTACTTCAGGAGCGGGACCCTGGGAGCAGCCTTGGCATTCTCACAGCCCCGCCTCAGAAGGCCTCGGGAGCACAAATGCCTCTCAGGAAACTGGAAACTGATTCCAAACCACCCCCAGcttcatttatttgtttgtgaGATTTATTATCCGTTCTTTGTTCAGGACTGTGATTGATGCTCCTTATATGTCACTATCTTCTGAAGGACTGTGCAGCTCTACGAACATAACCAGACTTTTTCTGTTCCCTGTAGGGCCACTGCCACCAAGGGAATTCTCACCTATTTCGCACCTTATGGACAGAGGCGGTGGAAGAGGAGGGCCATTTGTGCGGGATAAGCAGCTGGGAACACAACTCCACTTGAGTCTGGCTGGAGGAGGCACATTTTTGTACTGTACGATATAGATCTCTGTGTCACAACTGTTACTGTGTCCTGTTCGCGTGTCCTAAACTGTGCCTTAAAGGTCACGTACAACAGACTGACCGTGCTTTGTGATTAGTGCCTAAAGCTTTGTTGGGCAGAAATGGAAGTATGCACTGTGTGAATAAAATCCACTGAAAGGACACCCTGCAGAGTGGCTGAGAATAAAACCCAGCTCTTCTGTACGCTGAAGTTGTAACTCAGGCATGTTCCCTCAACAGATGAAGCTTGGCCAGCTGTTCTGCTTCTGAAAAGTTAATCCTGAAGGGTTGATGCTGGTTGGTTTTCTATAATacctttctctgttttttcattctttacCTTCAGCAGTTACTGAGCCCTCTCAGGCTCACTAtttatagatataaatatatacgTATATAAACATGTCAGTGTTTAACCCAGCAGCAGTGTCCTGTCCTCACTTACTGATTAAGATAAATGAGGTTCTCATTTCCTTGCTAGAAACTGTGAAGGAGGAGCTTGCAAGAGCAGCCTTGAGTCACTGGCAGATGACACTTAAAGATTCCGCCCCCTCACTGTTCATGGATGGTGTAAGTAGACAGTGACCAGTAATCAAAAGCTTTCAACATCAATTCCCTCTGTCTCACTAGAGGGAACACTAACTTGTGTTAAAGGGAGCAGTCTCTTTGAGTCTTtggagaaagaaacagaagctgAACACATGGAGTGAACTTTTTGTCAGGGCACATTTGGGGAAAGACAGTTTTCAAGCTATGGATGAAGGGGATTCCGTTTTCCTTAGCATTTTTCCCTTGGGAATACTAATTTTGAGAAGTATAGTCCATGCTtggtggttggttttttttcccagcagtaCATATAACAAAATAACTGGATTGCAGAGACTCGGAAGTGCAGAGTGGTTCAGTGTCTTCCCACACAATAACTGAAAATGGACCAGGATGAAGTTAAATAGGATTGGGGATGCAAAAAAAGACTGAtgctctttccttttattttaattcgAGTGTAAAGACAAttttgctgctggcagcagtttgTTTCGTGTGTCAGCCCTGTGCTGTCAGAACAGAgatgctgtgccctgctggcaTTTATCATCATGACTACTGGTACCTGTAGATAAGAGTGGTTACAAGATCATGACTCAAGTGCACAGGAGCCCTGAACTGTGACTGCATTCTCACAAACACCAGAATGGGGGTTCCAGCTTTTGAATGAGGCCATTAAGGAGACAAGTTCACTACATTCACTACCTTTTTTTACCCGCCTTCTGGCATGATATCACAAGTGAAATCCCTAGTGAACAATCAGGAAAAGGCTGCAATGTTactccatttattttttgataAGGAAGACAGGTGAGATTTAAAGGCTTAGAAAGTTGAAGTTCAAGCTATCTTCCACTAATTTAGTTTTCTCCTTCAAGCAAAACCTTTAATGTCAGATCTGGTTATCTCAGAAAACTTAAGAGCTAACAAAGTGGCAGGCTGGTTCTGCATTGGGCTCCAGCTATTCCATAGGCACATGGAGCTCCTAAGTACAGAGATCCAGGTAAATTTTGTTTATCCCTAGTGAAGATAGTAAAGTAGCTCATGTATCTGTCAATCACTTGTCACCAAGTCTGTGGGATTATGGTATAAAAATGGCTTTATGCATTTCATAGCTGTTTAAAAAGCTTAATATATTTAATAGCTTTATGAACAAATACTTCATCAGAAGATGAATTCATCATCATATTTCATCAGAAGATGAATTTTACTGTTCAGAAAAGGTAACCAAACTACCATCTCCACAAAAATTTTCAACCATCAGCAGCCGCATTATCTGTCACTTTAAAAATGTAGTTTTGGAAagccaactttttttttttaaacatgaaacacaaaaagaacagacaacaaagattttaaatttttatcttGATATTTTGAACAAGTAGAACTTTACAAGTAAATAATTctaaagactgaaaaatatattaattacaAGACTCGTTAATATCTTTACTGTTACAAAAATTGTCTAGGCTCTTATACAAATCTATAGCTGGAGGGGgacatttataaaaaaataaataggcaCCCTAGGTAAGTTAAAACGAGTTATCACATATTAGTTAGCAAATattacatacatacatacatggAGTGCAGAggcaaatataaaaatgaagGTGCCTTGATTAGCTGTCTATTTAATAATGAAATACCTGGTAAACATGGGTCACAGAGGAAGCTGTCTGCTAAGATTGCTCCAAGCTAAGCAAGGAAACTGAAGTACACCTAAGTTACTGCAGCTACTTTGGAGAGGAGTTTACCAGTTGTGCTTACTGGGAGCAGAGTTCATTGGTATCAGTAAGAGGCATTCATATTGCTCGTGGTAGAGAAGTATCAACATTGCTAtgcatgtttaaaaataagtattctAACATCATTCACAGTTGTTGCTGTGCTATCCATACATAAAAATACTGTCATTTCAAatacaagatttttttgttcttttgcaAAACATTTTACAAATTATACATTATTTACAAATTCCAATAATCTTGGTTTTTACACAGGTATTAGAAGACAGTTGTACTTAACTGGCTATGTATATTATGTAACATGGCTAGATGAAatagaaaagtttattttacagGTTCTGAAACCTCTCTTAAAAATATCACAATAGCAATCACTCAAGTTCTTACATTTTTAGTGTTCTTCTGTATTCAATTGATTTCTTACAAAAGGATCATTGTTGTAAGTTGCTGTTTACTAGCAGCCATACAGAAAAATGCATAGTATTTTCACTATAAATTCtagaattcattttttttcccaagtgcTACAACGAATTTTGATCAAGAAGGTAGAAAGGTTAATCTGAGATACCCGGTTTGTTGCATATATATAATGTTCCAGTTCTACTGTAAGGTAGAtgttatttaaaagaaaaaaaaagaaaacctgacCTTGCCACAGAATGACCAAAACTACTGTTTAAATGTTTACCTTGGATAATTGTGCTAAACAATTGCCATCATTTGGTTGAAGCACTAAAACACATGTACATAAggttataaacatgaaaaaaagcttttctgatttcttattattttcataataaaaGGCATTGATATTTAGGTGTAATCAGCAGCACCCCAAGTTGACACTCCAATGTGAATAATGGAAAAATGTTACCCTTTTATGTTTTGCCAGGCTTTGCTATGCCGCCTCATGCACGCAGTAGATGGTTTTGTGCACTGATTTAACCAACCAGATAAAAGCCAAATAAATCTTCCTCCTTGTTACTGAGATAAGTCAGGTTAACAAAAGACAAGGTAAATTCCAGAGCTGCCAAAACTAGAGACAGAGTGACAGAGCAGAGAAAGAGGAACCGCTTCTTTCCATGCCCCCTTAGCCACCAGTCTCAGTCTAGCTGCACATTCAGCCTGATCTGCTAATGCAGATCATATCCATGTATAGGACTGATCCAAATGGGAAAACATgttagtgtaaaaaaaaaaaaaaaaacaaacaaaaaagaggaaaaatatgtgTGATCCCCATGAACCTGGAAATAAAAGGGGAGTTTAATAAATAGCAGCATTGACTTTGCATGCAATTGTAGAATAAGTCAGGACTCAACTTAAGTAGGAATTGCATCtaaaattttacaaaatttatCTTTCTTAGTTGCATAACTCTGTATTTAAAATTAGCATTCCTATTCTGTTATACTGGTTTGTAACTTAGGAAGTTAAATTTAATAAGTTAAAGTATACAGCTTAAAGGATGAACAAATCTgataaatgtgtttaaaaacGTACACTAACAGAGCAGAGGTATTAATAGGAAAGCATTACTGCAGTTTACTTCAATTCCCTTTGAAAGTCTAATTTAACAGTTGCAAACCAAAATGGTTTTTAAAgaagtattattattattaaggcttttcaaataaaaaataaatcctctgGGTAAACTTGCATTAAAGACACTTGAAGGTTTGTGAAAGCACAGACTCTGAGAGACATCGCTTGAAAAAACCATGTCACCTCCTGCTACCTCGGAGGATAAATACTGCTCTGTTATGACTTCATGTACTGCATTAGTTGTGGTAGCATGCTTATCCCTTTTGTTAGTCTAAGAACAGTGACCACAGTCTGAAGGAACACTTCTTACACCGCAGCTAACCACATCATCTTACAGAATTAGTAACATCCAGCCAATCCCACTGCTGCAAGGTGTGCACACCCAAGGGACCACATGGAATACAAACTGAAGACAAGCTGAGTAACAGAGGTAAGCATTAAGGCAACTAGAGTAACAAATCCAAGAACCACAAGTTTAGCACCTCTTCTCTTTGCCTCCATTTGCATATTTGTTTGAACAGTCACAACTCCTAAACAAGTACAGTCGGCTGGGTACCTGGTTAACACAAACACAGATTTGAGATTGTGCCCCTTTGCAGACTACATGAAATGCTGAAGTCAGATCCAGGTGTGGGCTTCCTGAAGAACCTATCGACTGCAGTGTATTCCTTCTGCACTTGCCTTGTACCTCTGTTCGGAGGTGGGATGCCTGGGCTCCAGAGTGGCAGGGTATGTGGCATTCAGATCTACTGCGGCTGCTGGAGAATGCTTCTCCTTGTGGAAGCTTCCGCTCTCTGTGAAATACAGCTTGGGCCTCTGGTGATACTTCAGCCTGTAGGTGTCAGTCATGCAGCTGTCTACTGAGAAGTAAGTGGTTAGGGACACGCTGTCGTTCCCATCCACATAGCCAGGGCTGGGTCCTGTGTGACGAGATCCTTTCTTCAACATGTTCTCAGACATGGTCCAGAACTCATTAACTGATAAGCGAGGTGGAGAATCCGGTTTATGAACAAACACTTCATTCCCTGGAAAGGGCTGTTTAAGCCTTTGTTCAGCTGGGACTGTGCTTGCTTCTGATGCAGATTTTGAAGGTGCACCTGTTTGCCTTAATGGACTATTTCGCAATGCTGCCGTTGATTTTACATCTGCTACCGAGTTATTCTCTGATCCTGCCAAAGTGCTCAGAGCATATTTCTTCGGAGGTAAGGGGGGAGGAA includes:
- the FABP2 gene encoding fatty acid-binding protein, intestinal, with protein sequence MAFDGTWKVDRNENYEKFMEALGVGMMKRKLGAHDNLKITIQQNGDKFNVKEVSNFRNIEIEFTLGVNFDYSLADGTELSGAWTLEGNKLVAAFTRKDNGKVLKATREIVGDELVQTYVYEGVESKRFFKRA